A portion of the Edaphobacter lichenicola genome contains these proteins:
- a CDS encoding PAS domain-containing protein, producing MLACAFPSLVFWGEELVQLYNDAFIPLLSERHPSGLGQRAEECWSDAWQIVGPNLRRVMDDRETVYHQNAIVPIIRDGRLQDIRWTYSYSPIFGSDGTVVGVLVICQDITREVDAAQDLRESETRASRILQSIGDAVIVTDPKTRITQMNSVAERLTGWKIGEAEGELLANVFQIVNETTRQPVESPADKVKSTGSVVGLANHTILISKDGRDIPIDDSGAPIFDDAGDLNGIVLVFRDIEERRAAERERDRLTERLTQVLGATTDAIVGVDRNWVMTYLNPKATELYASDRQILGRNIWEAFPDAVYEGSPYVEHYHRAMNERVSSGFEAHYPAPLNLWLHIDVYPTPEGIVTFSRDITDEKSAREALKSKSEQAERQLAEIETVYRTAPIGLALFDTQDFRYLRLNDRQAEFFGLKPEQVVGRTLTEMAPIEGLKELFEQVLAGQPVANFPLEGELITRPGEHRYWTVSYFPVFGADGVVQAISAASLEITHQKKAELALMQSEKLAVVGRLASSIAHEINNPLESVTNLLYLAERCEDLTETRTYIQTAERELRRVSVIVNQTLRFHKQSSSPQGDLRRSAHR from the coding sequence ATGCTTGCCTGTGCTTTTCCTTCGCTGGTGTTCTGGGGTGAGGAGTTGGTGCAGCTCTACAATGATGCGTTTATCCCCCTTCTCTCGGAGCGTCATCCATCAGGTTTAGGCCAGAGGGCAGAGGAGTGCTGGTCTGATGCCTGGCAGATCGTTGGGCCAAATTTAAGACGGGTCATGGATGATCGAGAGACGGTCTATCACCAAAACGCAATTGTTCCGATCATCCGGGACGGCAGATTGCAGGATATCCGGTGGACCTATAGCTACAGCCCGATATTTGGTTCAGATGGGACCGTTGTGGGTGTTCTTGTCATCTGCCAGGACATTACTCGCGAAGTGGATGCAGCCCAAGACCTCAGAGAGAGCGAAACTCGCGCTTCGCGGATACTGCAAAGCATTGGTGACGCCGTGATTGTGACGGACCCGAAGACTCGCATAACCCAGATGAATTCGGTTGCTGAACGACTGACTGGCTGGAAGATTGGAGAAGCCGAGGGCGAACTGCTGGCAAATGTCTTTCAGATCGTAAATGAAACTACTCGGCAGCCTGTGGAGAGTCCCGCAGACAAAGTTAAGAGCACAGGTTCGGTCGTTGGCCTCGCTAACCACACTATCTTGATCTCCAAAGACGGAAGGGATATCCCTATCGATGACAGCGGTGCCCCTATCTTCGATGATGCAGGAGACCTCAACGGAATCGTTCTTGTCTTCCGTGATATTGAAGAAAGACGAGCCGCTGAGCGGGAGAGAGATCGGCTCACCGAGCGCCTGACCCAAGTATTGGGGGCGACGACGGATGCGATTGTGGGAGTGGACCGTAACTGGGTCATGACCTATCTCAATCCAAAGGCGACTGAGCTCTATGCTTCCGATCGGCAGATCCTTGGCCGGAATATTTGGGAGGCATTCCCAGACGCGGTCTACGAAGGATCGCCTTACGTCGAACATTACCACCGGGCGATGAACGAGAGGGTTTCGAGTGGGTTCGAGGCGCATTATCCTGCGCCCCTTAATTTATGGCTTCACATCGATGTCTACCCAACACCGGAGGGTATCGTCACCTTTTCTCGAGATATCACTGACGAGAAAAGTGCTCGCGAAGCGTTGAAAAGCAAGTCTGAACAAGCAGAACGCCAGCTTGCAGAGATTGAAACCGTATATCGTACGGCTCCAATCGGTTTGGCTTTATTTGATACACAGGATTTCCGTTATCTAAGGCTCAACGATAGGCAGGCAGAGTTTTTCGGACTGAAGCCGGAGCAAGTTGTCGGCCGGACACTGACTGAGATGGCTCCGATTGAGGGACTTAAAGAGTTGTTTGAACAGGTTCTTGCGGGACAGCCGGTCGCCAATTTTCCTCTGGAAGGAGAATTGATCACACGTCCAGGAGAACACCGTTACTGGACCGTGAGTTACTTTCCAGTGTTCGGTGCAGATGGCGTCGTTCAGGCAATCTCTGCAGCATCGCTCGAGATTACCCACCAAAAGAAGGCCGAGCTTGCTCTGATGCAGAGTGAAAAGCTGGCAGTCGTGGGACGGCTTGCGTCCTCGATTGCGCACGAAATCAATAACCCGCTTGAATCTGTCACAAATCTTTTATATCTAGCGGAACGTTGCGAGGACCTGACGGAGACCAGGACATATATCCAGACTGCGGAACGCGAGCTGCGTCGAGTGTCAGTCATCGTCAATCAAACTCTTCGATTTCATAAGCAGTCGAGCAGTCCCCAAGGAGATCTCCGGAGATCAGCTCATCGATAG
- a CDS encoding OB-fold nucleic acid binding domain-containing protein produces MAAGFLVNVAVAENFHAASSLAYGRPGISIVPPGREAHAIGQLFENTPDEYEQQATAPLRLMTTDERLVADFESTGVTLGPHPMAYHRAELNAAGVLSAASLRGMPDGMYTRIAGAVIARQRPGTAEGFIFLSLEDETGISNAIINPHLYERNRVTVTRGKFLRVEGTLQNQDGVINVRASAVRVLTLTDVNMRSHDFH; encoded by the coding sequence ATGGCAGCGGGCTTTCTCGTCAATGTCGCTGTTGCCGAAAACTTCCATGCGGCGTCTTCTCTTGCGTATGGCAGACCGGGCATCTCCATTGTGCCGCCAGGTCGTGAGGCGCACGCCATCGGGCAGCTCTTCGAAAACACTCCAGATGAATACGAGCAACAAGCTACGGCTCCGCTACGCCTCATGACAACCGACGAGCGGTTGGTAGCTGATTTTGAAAGCACCGGAGTAACGCTTGGCCCGCACCCGATGGCGTATCACCGAGCAGAGCTCAACGCCGCTGGTGTTCTCTCAGCCGCAAGTTTGAGAGGGATGCCGGATGGAATGTACACGCGCATCGCTGGGGCAGTGATTGCTCGACAGCGTCCAGGAACGGCCGAAGGATTCATCTTCCTCAGCCTAGAAGACGAGACGGGCATCTCTAACGCGATTATCAATCCACATCTCTATGAACGGAATCGCGTCACGGTGACGAGAGGAAAATTTCTTCGTGTAGAAGGAACGCTTCAGAATCAGGACGGTGTTATCAATGTGAGAGCGTCAGCCGTTCGTGTACTCACGCTCACAGACGTTAATATGAGATCGCATGATTTTCATTGA
- a CDS encoding DNA recombination/repair protein RecA, producing the protein MAAAHAIRLQIETKLAERVPAALTLKIKHAPELFATGVTAVDEILGGGIPRGCITEVSGGASTGKTSFALSAIASITRLGNACGWVDVNDALSPETAAAAGVELRRLLWLRVSAERGKRVADKPWSRLEQGLKATDLLLQTGGFGAIVLDMSDVLPQYARRIPLATWYRFRLAAEQARTALIFLTQSPCASSCASLALRCESGEAMPFSSNGETPLFEGQQYRMERERNRNDASAFMQRKTAQRVSWSAETLWSRVR; encoded by the coding sequence ATGGCCGCCGCTCATGCAATTCGTCTTCAGATCGAAACCAAGCTGGCTGAGCGTGTGCCCGCTGCGCTGACGCTCAAGATCAAGCATGCTCCTGAGCTGTTCGCCACCGGTGTGACTGCAGTCGATGAGATTCTGGGCGGCGGCATTCCGCGTGGGTGCATTACCGAGGTCAGCGGAGGAGCTTCGACCGGGAAGACTTCCTTTGCTCTGTCGGCTATCGCTTCGATTACGCGACTCGGCAACGCCTGTGGTTGGGTTGATGTGAATGATGCGCTCTCGCCGGAAACAGCCGCTGCGGCGGGGGTGGAGTTGAGACGTTTGCTTTGGCTTCGTGTCTCTGCCGAGCGTGGAAAGAGAGTAGCCGACAAACCGTGGTCGCGGTTGGAGCAAGGTTTGAAAGCGACTGATCTATTACTGCAAACGGGAGGATTCGGAGCCATCGTGCTCGATATGAGCGATGTGCTGCCTCAGTATGCAAGACGCATTCCGTTAGCTACATGGTATCGCTTTCGGCTGGCTGCAGAGCAGGCGCGCACGGCGTTGATCTTTCTGACGCAGTCGCCCTGCGCTAGTAGCTGCGCGTCATTAGCGCTCCGTTGCGAGTCAGGGGAGGCAATGCCGTTCAGCAGCAATGGCGAAACGCCGCTGTTCGAGGGACAACAGTACCGGATGGAACGTGAGCGCAATCGCAATGACGCAAGCGCTTTCATGCAGCGGAAGACTGCGCAACGTGTGAGCTGGTCGGCAGAGACACTTTGGTCAAGGGTGCGATGA
- a CDS encoding ATP-dependent nuclease, with protein MFERLLITEMMLGSGRSSSSNAQRVELSSLTVFVGPNNSGKSMALNEIYRWTQFQRSPHRLIVKEIKLTPLTQEEAEYTISVYARKPGPEESNVPRGNLLFLKRGGQDSNTREGFLNILTNPDRQLLQFGTLYLNNVTLNLGIENRAQITQPKPFGDLRNPDPLNTLQNLFLDDFLKKRVQNILLRAFKKYFVIDPSSGQFRISFADQPPENPDDEKGLHATALDYYKKAQSIETLSGGVKAYTGIIVEVFAGNTRVVLIDEPEAFLHPPLAQELGSEIASLADEKKKSVFVATHSAHFVMGCLQSAASVDIVRLTYQNGVATSRVLKNADLMKMMRDPLLRSTGVINALFYEFVVVTESDSDRAFYQEINQRLVKEGAVRGIPNCLFLNAQNKQTTRRIVKPLRELGIPTISIVDIDILKEGGKIWSNYLESGFIPAIDRQTFATTREALHSYCKKNGLELKSSGGIEAFDQFEKESARNLLNRLAEYGLFVVQNGELESWLKDLNVTSHKSDWLVDMFEKLGEDYSTSHYVKPGINDVWAFITAIRGWFSDTERRGMPE; from the coding sequence ATGTTTGAACGACTTCTCATCACTGAGATGATGCTTGGCTCTGGCAGATCATCGTCTTCAAATGCTCAGCGTGTTGAACTTTCCAGCCTCACTGTCTTTGTCGGGCCAAATAACTCAGGCAAAAGCATGGCGCTTAACGAGATATATAGATGGACGCAATTTCAAAGAAGCCCCCATCGACTAATTGTTAAAGAAATCAAGCTTACCCCGTTAACGCAAGAAGAGGCTGAGTACACCATCAGTGTTTACGCCCGCAAACCTGGACCGGAAGAGTCAAACGTCCCACGGGGAAACCTCCTCTTTCTGAAAAGAGGAGGTCAGGATAGCAACACAAGGGAAGGATTTCTTAATATACTCACGAATCCCGATAGACAACTACTACAGTTCGGCACCCTCTACCTTAACAATGTCACATTGAATCTCGGGATAGAGAATCGGGCACAAATAACGCAGCCAAAGCCATTTGGGGATTTGCGCAATCCAGATCCTCTAAACACTCTTCAAAATTTATTTCTTGACGACTTCCTCAAGAAGCGTGTTCAAAATATATTACTTAGGGCATTCAAGAAATACTTTGTCATCGATCCAAGCAGTGGACAATTCAGGATAAGCTTTGCGGATCAACCACCGGAAAACCCTGACGACGAAAAAGGACTTCACGCGACAGCGCTTGATTATTACAAGAAAGCGCAGAGTATTGAAACACTCAGCGGAGGAGTTAAGGCCTATACCGGGATTATTGTAGAGGTTTTTGCCGGAAATACGCGCGTCGTTCTAATCGATGAGCCGGAGGCGTTCCTTCATCCACCCCTTGCACAAGAATTAGGATCGGAGATCGCGTCTCTCGCAGATGAAAAGAAGAAAAGTGTTTTCGTTGCCACCCACAGCGCACATTTTGTTATGGGCTGTCTTCAATCAGCTGCCTCAGTAGACATAGTCAGGCTAACTTACCAGAACGGAGTCGCAACCTCCCGTGTTCTTAAAAACGCTGACCTTATGAAAATGATGCGTGACCCATTGCTTAGATCAACAGGTGTAATAAACGCATTGTTCTATGAATTTGTTGTTGTTACAGAATCAGATAGCGATAGGGCATTTTATCAAGAAATAAATCAACGCTTAGTCAAGGAAGGCGCCGTAAGAGGCATACCGAATTGTCTTTTCTTGAATGCGCAAAACAAGCAAACAACTAGGAGAATTGTGAAGCCTCTTCGCGAGCTAGGCATACCTACGATATCAATCGTTGATATAGATATCCTCAAGGAAGGTGGCAAGATTTGGTCGAATTATTTAGAAAGTGGTTTCATCCCGGCAATTGACAGGCAAACCTTTGCGACAACGAGAGAAGCTTTGCATTCCTACTGCAAGAAAAACGGCCTCGAGCTGAAAAGTAGTGGAGGGATTGAAGCTTTTGACCAGTTCGAAAAGGAATCGGCTCGTAATTTACTCAATCGTCTAGCAGAATACGGTTTATTCGTAGTCCAAAATGGTGAGCTTGAATCGTGGCTCAAAGACCTGAATGTGACTTCGCATAAATCAGATTGGCTAGTTGATATGTTTGAAAAACTCGGCGAAGACTACAGTACTTCCCACTATGTGAAGCCCGGGATCAACGACGTGTGGGCATTTATAACCGCGATCCGCGGGTGGTTCTCAGACACAGAACGAAGAGGAATGCCCGAATAG
- a CDS encoding glycoside hydrolase family 2 protein produces the protein MIQLSKRSAALCLIPRNIATLLLCLGPMLPAQGQQPLKTLLVGIDHRTVTSLNGDWHYLVDQAPGRALYTGSGEINDRSYALNEHPNIVGKHNEEYDFATAPTIKVPGDWNTQVPQLFNYEGVLWYQRDFDAQPKPGTRTFLHIGAANYRSHVWVNQKRICDHEGGFTPFDCEVTSVLRAGSNFVVIAVDATRLVDGIPSVGYDWFNYGGLTRDVSLVTVPATFIDDYDVHLAHKAQFEPGDTELTGYVHVLDAPAGTSVTIDIPEAGAKTIAKTDADGNAAFTVKAAKLTLWSPETPKLYKVNLSSGDDRLSDDIGFRDIRVDGTRILLNGKAIFLQGVNVHAEAPIRGGRVNTDQDVATLFSYLKDLNANFARLAHYPHDERMERAADRDGIMIWSEIPNWQHISFDKPEVYAKDVTMLREMIRRDRNKASVILWSVSNETPNNPTRTKFLTDLANEARKLDPTRLITSAVLGPKPNGNERVVNDPLCDALDVIGQNEYIGWYELTPEDADKIQWIFPQKPVVMSEFGAEAKFGNHGAINQRWTEEQQVDVFKHQLVMLNKIPQLRGITPWVLMDFRSTTRNIPKLQDGFNRKGLISEAGEKKQAFLYFQKIYKEHLIGKAE, from the coding sequence ATGATTCAGTTGTCGAAACGCTCCGCCGCATTGTGCCTAATCCCCCGTAACATTGCGACCCTGCTACTCTGCCTGGGACCGATGCTGCCCGCTCAGGGGCAACAACCACTAAAAACGCTTCTCGTAGGCATCGACCACAGGACCGTCACCAGTCTAAACGGAGACTGGCACTACCTCGTCGACCAGGCTCCGGGACGCGCCTTGTACACCGGAAGTGGCGAGATCAATGATAGGTCCTACGCCCTGAATGAACATCCCAACATCGTTGGCAAGCACAACGAGGAATACGACTTCGCTACCGCACCCACCATCAAAGTTCCAGGCGATTGGAACACCCAGGTCCCCCAACTTTTCAACTACGAGGGTGTGCTCTGGTATCAGCGAGACTTCGACGCCCAGCCGAAGCCAGGCACGCGTACCTTCCTCCATATTGGGGCAGCCAACTACCGCTCTCACGTCTGGGTCAATCAGAAACGAATCTGTGATCACGAGGGTGGATTCACGCCGTTCGACTGCGAGGTCACCTCCGTTCTCCGTGCCGGATCCAACTTTGTCGTCATCGCTGTCGATGCCACACGGCTCGTCGATGGCATCCCTTCCGTCGGCTATGACTGGTTCAACTATGGGGGCCTCACGCGCGATGTTTCACTTGTGACCGTGCCCGCGACCTTCATCGACGACTACGACGTCCACCTCGCTCACAAAGCCCAGTTCGAGCCTGGCGACACCGAACTCACCGGATATGTCCACGTGCTCGACGCGCCTGCTGGCACATCGGTAACAATCGACATTCCTGAAGCAGGCGCAAAGACTATCGCCAAGACGGATGCCGACGGGAACGCCGCCTTCACCGTTAAGGCCGCAAAGCTCACCCTCTGGTCGCCCGAAACGCCAAAGCTCTACAAGGTCAACCTCTCCTCAGGAGATGACAGGCTTAGCGACGACATTGGCTTCCGCGACATCCGTGTCGATGGCACTCGCATCCTCCTCAACGGGAAGGCTATCTTCCTCCAGGGCGTCAACGTACATGCTGAGGCGCCCATCCGCGGAGGCCGCGTCAACACCGACCAGGACGTCGCAACCCTCTTCAGCTACCTCAAAGACCTCAACGCCAACTTCGCTCGCTTAGCACACTATCCGCACGACGAACGCATGGAACGTGCCGCCGATCGCGACGGCATCATGATCTGGTCTGAAATTCCGAACTGGCAGCACATCTCCTTCGACAAGCCAGAGGTCTATGCCAAAGACGTCACAATGCTCAGAGAAATGATCCGCCGTGACCGCAACAAGGCATCCGTCATCCTCTGGTCCGTCTCCAATGAGACGCCTAACAATCCCACCCGCACCAAGTTCCTCACCGACCTCGCCAATGAAGCGCGCAAGCTTGACCCGACCCGCCTGATCACTTCAGCAGTGCTCGGACCGAAGCCCAACGGCAATGAGAGAGTTGTTAACGATCCACTCTGCGATGCGCTCGACGTCATTGGCCAGAATGAATATATCGGTTGGTATGAACTTACTCCCGAAGACGCTGACAAAATTCAGTGGATCTTTCCACAAAAGCCAGTTGTCATGAGCGAGTTCGGCGCCGAAGCGAAGTTCGGTAACCACGGTGCCATCAACCAGCGCTGGACCGAAGAACAACAAGTCGATGTTTTCAAGCATCAACTCGTCATGCTCAACAAAATTCCTCAACTCCGCGGCATAACTCCATGGGTGCTTATGGACTTTCGTTCAACCACCCGGAATATCCCAAAACTTCAAGATGGCTTCAATCGCAAAGGTCTCATCTCGGAAGCCGGCGAAAAAAAACAGGCGTTCCTATACTTTCAAAAGATATACAAAGAGCATTTGATAGGAAAAGCTGAGTAG
- a CDS encoding PQQ-binding-like beta-propeller repeat protein: MLTPANVNQAQFGMLFKRVVDDQIYSQPLVVTGVAVDGGARDLVYVTTVNNSVYAFDANDAAAPAPVWHVNFGTPANLHSEDFGCLDINGQMGIIGTPVIDKARGVLYVVALTRAGAANGPRTGFLQRLHALDLATGADLPESPVTISAPDFNALMQNQRPALMLANGMVYIGYASHCDKDPYHGFLMAYDAKTLAQISVFNTSPTGSEASIWQSGQGPAADAEGNVYVVSGNGSWDGVKNFSESFLKLTPRLKLLDWFTPTNHLKLDKDDADLNSSGATLIPGTHLVLGGGKEGVLYTLDTRNLGHLGDEHALQHFQATASHLHSLVYWQSAHNGDLLYVWGQRDKAKVYKLEGEKLGETPLMMRDIRNEGHPGAMLSLSANGDKDGILWAAIHATGDSWHESRPGILHAYDGDDIRHELWNSLEVPTRDDCGEYSKMAPPTIANGMVYLASFGTENVGTGQFCVYGLLPAKDAIKPAAPTGVRAAILNGVLALTWDVAPGARDYRVLRTSTLEPEPKLVGVGLTTGKFTEPAPERGESATYTVVAVGTDGVSERSDAVKVTSPKPKQMED, from the coding sequence ATGCTGACCCCAGCAAATGTAAATCAGGCCCAATTCGGAATGCTATTCAAGCGAGTCGTGGACGACCAGATCTATTCGCAGCCGCTGGTGGTGACTGGAGTAGCGGTCGACGGAGGCGCACGCGATCTGGTGTATGTGACCACGGTGAACAACAGCGTCTATGCCTTCGACGCCAACGATGCGGCAGCCCCGGCGCCCGTGTGGCATGTGAACTTCGGAACGCCGGCAAACCTGCACAGCGAAGATTTTGGTTGCCTCGACATCAATGGACAGATGGGCATCATTGGAACGCCCGTAATCGACAAGGCGCGCGGAGTGTTGTACGTGGTCGCGCTGACGCGGGCGGGCGCGGCGAATGGTCCGCGGACCGGATTTCTGCAAAGACTTCATGCTCTGGATCTAGCGACAGGTGCTGATCTGCCGGAGAGCCCAGTGACGATCAGCGCGCCTGACTTCAATGCGCTCATGCAAAATCAGAGGCCTGCGCTGATGCTGGCGAACGGCATGGTGTACATAGGCTACGCGTCGCATTGCGACAAGGATCCGTATCACGGATTTCTGATGGCGTACGATGCGAAGACGCTGGCACAGATTAGCGTCTTCAATACATCGCCGACGGGCTCTGAGGCAAGTATCTGGCAATCCGGCCAGGGACCCGCGGCAGATGCAGAAGGGAACGTATACGTAGTGTCTGGCAACGGCAGTTGGGACGGCGTTAAGAACTTCAGCGAGAGTTTTTTGAAGTTGACGCCACGCCTCAAGCTACTGGACTGGTTTACCCCGACGAACCATCTCAAACTTGACAAGGATGATGCTGACCTTAACTCGTCGGGTGCGACTCTCATCCCCGGCACGCATCTGGTTCTCGGCGGCGGTAAGGAGGGCGTGCTCTACACCCTGGATACGAGAAACCTCGGACATCTCGGCGATGAACATGCGTTGCAGCACTTTCAGGCCACGGCTTCGCATCTGCATAGCCTTGTCTACTGGCAGAGTGCACATAACGGCGACCTACTGTACGTATGGGGGCAGAGGGACAAAGCGAAAGTCTACAAGCTCGAAGGAGAGAAGCTTGGAGAGACACCGTTAATGATGCGGGATATACGGAATGAAGGTCATCCCGGCGCGATGCTGTCGCTGTCGGCAAATGGAGACAAAGACGGCATTCTGTGGGCAGCAATTCATGCAACCGGAGATTCTTGGCATGAGTCACGACCGGGTATTCTGCATGCCTATGATGGAGACGACATTCGCCATGAACTATGGAATTCGCTGGAGGTTCCCACGCGCGACGATTGCGGAGAGTACTCCAAAATGGCGCCGCCAACAATCGCGAATGGGATGGTTTACCTTGCGAGTTTTGGCACCGAAAATGTGGGAACGGGTCAGTTCTGCGTCTATGGGTTGCTGCCGGCAAAAGATGCAATCAAGCCGGCCGCTCCGACTGGCGTAAGAGCAGCGATTCTCAACGGCGTTCTGGCACTTACCTGGGATGTTGCACCAGGGGCCAGGGATTACCGCGTCTTGAGGACGAGCACACTTGAGCCTGAGCCGAAGCTGGTAGGGGTTGGGTTGACTACCGGGAAGTTCACCGAACCGGCGCCTGAAAGAGGCGAGTCTGCAACGTACACCGTCGTTGCGGTCGGAACGGATGGCGTGAGCGAAAGGTCCGATGCCGTGAAGGTGACGTCGCCGAAACCGAAACAGATGGAAGATTGA
- a CDS encoding CocE/NonD family hydrolase: MGSSLAWKSSEGADPAYWCAQGYAICNPDIRGVLDCEGNSVLWDRQDGRDCYDLIEWLAKQEWCSGKVGMSGTSYLAVSQWFTAAEQPPHLVAINPWEGVSDVYRDLVMRGGMPDIGFPRQLQDGSFFGKNLKEDILSEVERYPLMNDLWENKIPDFDKITVPAYVVASYSNTLHLHRFFDRYLKGEENGWEQTTRVRYSLLDLEGGDTVNIAADQFPPSDVLLTKSYLDGRTRALTTEAPSGEVAASYVVASNQNAVSFVTRFDRETVMVGYPKARLWVEARDADDMDLFVLVQKLDAHGTPLQAFTVPNHSAVNHDLTDHGATILRYKGSDGRLRVSARHLDETLSTDEVPAHSFDRVEKLSPGEIAEIEIELMPIGLVFHPGEQLRFVISSRNLLGSLMPAIEEYVGANRGQHVLHTGGAHPSYLQLPILTR, translated from the coding sequence ATGGGATCGTCTCTGGCTTGGAAAAGTTCGGAGGGGGCAGACCCCGCCTACTGGTGCGCTCAGGGTTACGCGATCTGCAATCCGGACATCCGTGGCGTGCTGGACTGCGAAGGCAACAGCGTGTTGTGGGACCGCCAGGATGGCCGCGATTGCTACGACCTCATCGAGTGGCTCGCCAAGCAGGAGTGGTGCAGCGGCAAGGTCGGAATGAGTGGAACTTCTTATCTGGCCGTCTCGCAGTGGTTCACCGCTGCCGAACAGCCTCCGCATCTCGTCGCCATCAATCCGTGGGAGGGCGTGAGTGACGTCTACCGCGATCTGGTGATGCGGGGCGGTATGCCTGACATTGGGTTTCCCCGCCAACTTCAGGATGGCAGCTTCTTCGGCAAGAATCTGAAGGAGGACATCCTATCGGAGGTCGAGCGCTACCCGCTTATGAACGACTTGTGGGAGAACAAGATTCCGGACTTCGACAAGATCACCGTACCGGCATATGTTGTGGCGAGCTACTCGAACACATTGCACCTGCATCGTTTCTTTGACCGCTACCTGAAGGGCGAAGAGAACGGTTGGGAACAGACCACTCGCGTTCGCTACTCCTTGCTCGATCTTGAAGGTGGCGACACGGTCAACATCGCTGCGGACCAGTTCCCTCCGAGCGATGTCTTACTGACGAAGTCCTACCTCGACGGTCGCACGCGAGCCCTGACCACCGAAGCGCCTTCAGGCGAGGTCGCAGCATCGTACGTCGTCGCGTCCAACCAAAACGCGGTGTCGTTCGTCACGCGATTCGACCGGGAGACGGTGATGGTCGGGTATCCGAAGGCTCGGCTCTGGGTCGAAGCACGCGACGCAGATGACATGGATCTGTTCGTCCTAGTGCAGAAACTTGATGCCCACGGCACGCCTCTCCAGGCGTTCACAGTGCCCAACCACAGCGCCGTGAATCACGACCTTACGGATCATGGCGCAACCATCCTCCGCTACAAGGGCTCAGACGGCCGGTTGCGCGTGTCCGCTCGCCACCTCGACGAGACGCTATCGACCGATGAGGTGCCTGCGCATAGCTTCGACCGTGTTGAGAAGCTGTCGCCGGGCGAGATCGCCGAAATCGAGATCGAGCTGATGCCGATCGGTCTCGTATTTCACCCAGGCGAGCAACTCCGCTTTGTGATTAGCTCAAGAAACCTTCTGGGATCGCTCATGCCTGCGATCGAAGAGTACGTCGGCGCCAACAGGGGGCAACATGTCCTCCACACGGGCGGCGCACATCCGTCTTACTTGCAGCTTCCTATTCTGACGCGGTAG
- a CDS encoding amidohydrolase family protein, translating to MTGLSRSITDTFRQHVYVSPSGMMSLPHFQFIHSVLGADRILYSVDYPYLTMAGARRFLESLPISQEDKEKIAYKNAEDLFQIT from the coding sequence ATGACAGGATTATCGAGATCAATCACAGACACGTTTAGACAGCACGTCTACGTCAGCCCGAGCGGCATGATGAGCCTGCCTCACTTTCAATTTATTCATTCGGTTTTGGGCGCGGATCGAATCCTGTATTCCGTCGATTACCCGTATTTGACTATGGCGGGCGCGCGGCGCTTTCTGGAGTCGCTACCCATCAGCCAGGAAGACAAAGAGAAGATTGCATATAAGAATGCCGAAGACCTGTTTCAGATCACATAA
- a CDS encoding amidohydrolase family protein gives MKIITVEEHIGDLGLFKAGQAKQKANADYFTLVGTCFRGSLDDGDDKLPMGLDFRVTSGLLLESGEERIAQMDKHGMDMQVLSYSNPSQDAPAEEAIDLTRRANDKLAGMVQAAPSRFRGFAALPWQHPEAAAAELERAVKDLGFVGTLLLGRPAGVFLDDVQFEPILAKLNELRVPIYMHNGYPLPQVQLPYYGGLDTEVTARLSLFGWGWHNEAGVHLLRVLLSKKFDLFPNLQVISGHWGEMVPFYLQRLDDTMPQE, from the coding sequence ATGAAGATTATCACTGTCGAAGAGCATATCGGCGATCTGGGATTGTTCAAGGCAGGTCAGGCAAAGCAGAAGGCGAACGCCGACTACTTCACCCTGGTCGGCACCTGCTTCCGAGGAAGTCTTGATGACGGGGACGACAAGCTTCCCATGGGCCTCGATTTCCGTGTCACGAGTGGGCTCTTGCTGGAGTCAGGCGAAGAGCGCATCGCGCAGATGGACAAGCATGGAATGGATATGCAGGTTCTCTCGTACAGCAATCCCTCACAGGACGCGCCAGCCGAGGAAGCAATCGATCTTACGCGAAGAGCAAACGACAAACTCGCGGGGATGGTTCAGGCGGCTCCTTCACGATTCCGCGGATTTGCGGCGTTACCCTGGCAACACCCGGAAGCCGCTGCTGCCGAACTCGAGCGTGCGGTGAAAGATCTTGGGTTTGTTGGTACCCTGCTGCTCGGCCGTCCGGCGGGGGTGTTTCTGGATGATGTACAGTTTGAGCCGATTCTGGCTAAATTGAACGAGCTTCGCGTCCCAATCTATATGCACAATGGATACCCATTGCCGCAAGTCCAACTCCCTTACTATGGAGGCCTCGACACGGAGGTGACGGCTCGACTATCTCTTTTTGGATGGGGCTGGCACAACGAAGCGGGTGTTCACCTGCTTCGAGTGCTACTCTCAAAAAAGTTTGACCTGTTTCCAAACCTGCAAGTGATCAGCGGCCATTGGGGAGAGATGGTCCCGTTCTACTTGCAGCGGCTCGACGACACGATGCCGCAGGAATGA